TCGATCAGCTCGTTCGTCAAGGATCACCACTAGCCCACGTACCCTTGTGTCGCCCAGTAATGATAGACTGGTGGTTTATCAAAGTCGGCGGAGCCTGTACCCCAAACACAGTGTACCGCATCGATGTCATTGACCGCAATCTCCCGTGGCGACAGTAGGACGTATGGACCGTACTTTGCGAACGCTGCTTCAACGCTTGGAAACTCGTTTCCCCGAAGTCGCTGCCAATTGATCCAAAGCGTTGTGAAGCGAGCAATCGGGCTTGCTGCTGGAACAGTAGCCAGTGGGGACAGGAAAAGTGGATGTACAATGCATCTCCAAACGAGCACGGCAGCAGTAATGATACTGATAGACAACGCTGTCAACGTCCAGTACATACTGTGAGAATTGGAAACGAGCAGCAGGGCAAATCCAAAATGCTCAAACGTCTACAGGTGGGCAGATGCTACTTTCTCTGACCGCTGGTGAGATGTCTGCTGATCTAGGCTCTCAAAAGCTCCGTGCCGTACCTTCGAAAACAACCCGTCTTCCCAAGAAGCCAGTGCCACCCGGATGGTTCTTTGTGCTCGTTGAGTGCCTAATTTTGAGGTCGTTTTCCGGTCGGCATATTCTCGAGTGCTACTGCCTTATGTGGTAGGTGCACGATCATCCCTCCCACACAATCATGTAGAGTAGCGAGGGGCTTGATGAAGAAATACGTGTACCGCGAAGCAATGAGGCTCCAGTGCTCCTGCCTTCGCTCTCGTCTTCTACTTGTGCACTGCACTGTACCATCTGACACAGCGCCCACGCCTGTATTTGCTCACCAATTCAGCGCAAAAGTTCAACGATTGCGATAAATGTTCTCGCATTTCACGAAGGCGCAGTTGCCAGGATCACAGCAAAGCCTCAGCAGGAAGTCGCCAATGCCGACCCTTGCCAGCCCAGCAAATGCTGACAGCGCACTTGAAGTCCTTGGAACTAGGATCGACGCTGCAGCAGAAGAAGCCCTTTATGCATCGGAGAGAGACAGCCCAACGGTCGAGCAACCTTTGCTTGCACAAGACGATGGCCGAAGCCAGAGGTATGGGTCATCAGACCTGGGGAGCACGGCATCGTCAGTGTCAGATACGAAGTCCGGCGATTCTGGCGTTGAAAACCACGAATACCTTACCGGCGGTCAGCTAGTCGCCGCCATGTGCGGGATTGGCTGTGTCTTCTTCATCGTGCTTTTAGACTTCAGCATCCTCTCTACGGTAAGTATAACGCAGTTCAACCATATTACCCGGTGGTAGAACACTATGGCTGCGCAGTGGATCACAACGCTGACGATTCTGCTCCGCATCTCAGGCCATCCCATACATTACGAGCGAGTTTCACAGTTTGCAGGAGTAAGCCGCCCTCAGAAAAGAGCTCGACACTCAGCCTCCCGTGCGGTTGATGATCCCTTGAAAGTCTGAGATAGCAACGCATTGCCACAGATCGGGGGTTCGAAGTTGTCGGGGTACACCTCCGTCCAGATCTCTAGGCTGACTCCACGTTCGAATAGCGTTGGGTGGTATGGAAGCGCCTACGTACTGTCAAGGTATCGACGTCCCTCCTGGTGCATTAAGCATCATTGACACGACTCGTGCCAGCGTGAGACAAAGCTGATTGAGGACACCAGTGCAGCGCTGCAACCCTTCACAGGGAAACTCTACACGTACCTGAACGTAAAGCATATGTATTTGATCCTCGTCACCATCTTCGTGATCGGCTCGTTGATGTGCGCTATTTCAACCTCGTCGACCTTCTTCATCTTGGGACGCATGGTCGCTGGAATCGGAAGCTCGGGATTGGAAAATGGTGCTATAACCCTCATTGCCGGCGCGGTACCGTCGCATGACCGACCTTGTAAGCTGATTGTGGCGCGACCACTTTCGTCTGCTGGATGATCGTTGTAAGCGCTGACTCATGACTTTGCTACACAGTCTACAATGCCCTAGTTTTGGGAGGTCAGTACAGCCCACTGCAAGACCGTATTGTGTCAGCTCATTAGACTTCAAAGTCTGTCAGGTAGGCATCGTTATTGGGCCCGTCGTCAGTGGCTTGTTaacacaatatgcaagctgGAGATGGTGTAGGTTGATCACGCGCGCACGCTGCTTTCTCAGCTCACAAGACCTACAGGTTTCTACATCAATCTCCCACTTGGCGCGACATCAGGGACGTTTTTGCTCTTCACGCACATCCCAGAGGTCACACACAAGCCGCCATTCTCGCTCGCGGTGGCCCGCAGCATCGTACCCAGACTGGACCTTGTAGGTTTGGCTCTCTTCGTGCCGACAATGGTCATGTTCCTGCTTGCGTTGCAATGGGGATCGAGCGAGTATGGATGGAGCTCGCCGCACGTGATCCTTCTCTTCGCAGGCTCCGGAATGTCCTTGATTGTGCTGACCTTCTGGGAGCGGCATGTGGGCGACCGAGCTCTCATACCACTCCACCTGCTCAAACGACGAATCGTGTTGACCGGTGTCCTGTACGACGCAACTTTGTTCGCGAACAACTTTGTTGGCGTCACTTACGTGCCTATCTACTTCCAGGCTGTCAAAGGTCTCATGCCATCACTTAGCGGCATCTACACGACCCTCCCAGATTTTCATTCAGTTACTGGCGCTGATCATATCAGGCTCTCTTGGTGGGTAAACTGGGCTTCGTCAGATACGTACAGAGCACGCGGCTGACATGTGCCGTTCCACAGTGCGACGCTTGGGCTATTTCGTTCCATTTGCTGTTCTCGCAGGAGTAACAACGACTATCGCTTGTGGCCTTATATCAACCTGGAACCCCGACACTCCGCCCGCAATTTGGATCATTTACCAGATGTTATACGGTCTGCGAGGGATGGGGCTCCAGATGGTATGTCAAGACAAACACACCGTTCTTGTATTCACTGTGTCTGATCGCAAGTAAAATGTGTGCAGGGGATTATCGCTTGCCAAAGCGCTGTGACTTCAGCCGAGAGTCCTAGTGTGATCGCATTTTTGTTCTTCGCAGAGAATCTAGTATCGGCCGTCTTCACCATCGCAGGCGGCGCTGTCTTTACGCAGACTCTTCAACGGCGAGTTGCAATCTTAGCACCATCGGTGAGCCCCAGGGCAGCGCTGGCCTCGGGCGGTGGTGCGGAAGCGGTGCGGTCCCTACTACCGTCTGGTAGTCCAGAGCTGCCTGGGCTACTACTTGCATTCTCCGACGCTGTCATCGCAGTCTACTACTTGTTGATGTCACTGGGCGTGGTATCCTTTGGTCTGGCATGGGCCATGGGTTGGGTGGACATCCGGAAGAAGACGGCCAGAGAGAACGAGCTGCGACAAGATTGAAGCATATTTTGTCGCCGTCTGATTCTTCCTCCTGCTGCTACCATCAGAGAGTTGGGATGGTGCATTGTCTCGAGAGCACCCGAGGGCTGGTGACAAAGTTGATTGCCACCTAGCGTTACGATCCCCTGCAGAAGCGAGGCCGTTGCTTTAGCCCGCTGGCATACAGCTAAGTAGCGAGGTCCGATTAATGCAGTCGAGGGTACGGCGCGTCTACCTATGTCGATTCTACGGATATACGTTCATTTAGCAGCTCTCCTGAATTGAAATCGACAAGTATAGCGGCGGCAACATACTTTGTCACCAAGCCTTGACAGTAATCCCGTCGGCGAGCTCGGCGAGGCTACGTCTTAGGCACCGAGACCCAGAGGCAATACGAGACACACAACTCACATAGAGCTGTAAGGACATGGATACTGTTGATCTCTTCCTACGCTGGCCCGAGAACTTAATATCGCACCTTCTTGCCAGTGATCTGATTGCTCGTGTTCCCAAACTGCACCTTCAACCCTTGTGCTCTTGCCCAGTCGACTGCATCTCGTCCGACTTGTAGACAGTCGTTGGCTACCAGTTCTTTGACATGTCCAGCTTTGACGATCTCCTTGATCGCAATTCCAGTGATAGAGCTCCCGCTGAAATCGAGCGAGCGAAGCTTCTTGTAGGAACGAATCATACTCTCGACATGATCATCCTTGAGGTCCAGGCATCCTGTAATCGCCCAGTGCTCCAAGTCAATCAATCTCTCCTCCAGGAGGATGGTGTTCGATGGTATGTTGGGGTTGACCATACACAGTGATTCGAGCTTTGAGATATCGGGTATCTCCTTGCCCTCGTAGTGAGTTATGTTGAACGGACCAACCACATCAGAGAGGATCGCCCCGGGAAAGTGCAGTTTGACATCGAGTAAATTCGGAAGTCTTGACCACTTCAGGCCCGCTTGGTCATTGGCGGCACCTTCCATGGAAATGAAAAAGTTGCTGCCTACATACGATCCGCCACAGGATGTCGCGAGGTCCAGCACCTTGACAGACGGCGGGAGGGTGAGCTGTTGTGGAGAAGTAAAACGCAGACGTAGCCGGACGTACTCGAGATTCTGACATTGGCGAAGGTCCAGAAAACCAAGATCGGGTAGTAAAGTCGGTGTCGTCAACTCACGCAACGTCAAAGAGCGCAATTTCGGAGAGTTCTCGCTCAGATTGGCGCATAGCAGTATTGCGTCGATGGTATCGGCCGTTAGGTCCAAAGTCGTGAGCATGGGCAGCTTGAAATGCCATGTCGAGCCAAATGATATGTGTCTGACTCGTGCACATTGTAGGAGCTCGAGCCTGTCGCTATGTTGGCGTGCGAGGGAATGCAAGACAGTCTGGCTGATGTCGGTGCCATGCAGGATCCTCAGCTCGCGCAAACCCTTCGCTTTCCGTAAGACGTCGACCAGGTTCTGCCCTTGTAGACCAGTTTCCAATAGCGTTAAGCTTTGTAGTGAAGGTCTTGATGCCAATGCTGCAAGCACTTTGTCAAAGTCATTCAGCCTGTTGAGGGTCGCAGCTTCGAGCTTTGAGTACGCAGTATTGATGGCGGCACTGATGAACTTGTTCAAGACCCTCGCTCGTGCTCCTGTAAGATCCAGATGCCTCCAGAGATTCGGCTCGGAGCGTATGAAATCCCTCCAGCCCTTCGACACTCGCGATATGGCGGTCCTCTGCCTGAAGCTCAGATACTCCAACACCATCAATGCCATCTCTCGCGGAAGCACTGTGAGGGGATCGACACTCTTCGGCGGAGCCACGTCCTTCAACACGTCCGCCTGCGCTTTCTTCAGCTCTTCGTAGCCTATCCCGACATGCTTGACCACCTTCAAGGCCTGGTTGTAGATGTCAAGTGCGGTGGACTTCTTTCCCATCTTCACCAGTATTCTGCCAGCACGCAAGTATCCTGTCGGATGTTCGCGCCATGTCTGGATCGTCTTCTTCGCAGCCTTGAGAGCATCGTCCAGGTCGTTGAGTTTCTCGTGCGTGGCCGCCAGATGATCGAGTAGTGTTGCTGATGGATCGCCTCGCTTTACTGCTCGCCGAAACAGGTCCAGTGCCTTGTCATACTCGCCGTTGCCGTAGGCAATACGTCCCTCACGACGTAGAGTGTCGGCGCTCATGGTAGATGCGAGGCGGTGTGATGTGAAGTCCAGTTGTGTTCGTGGAGGGGAAGTGGAAGACGCGTATATAGCGCGTAGCGCGTTTGAACATTTCACGCTCGGAAGTTCGAGCCGAGCGCTCTTGCCTCATCTTCCATCAGTCTTCACGTCGGTCATTCACTACACTTACTTGTCACATGCATCGCCGGCATTGGTCTGGAGCAGACGTCTCATCAAGCCGGGTCGAACGAAGGGGTATGTGGGTACGTCTTTACCAATTCTCGGCCATCTGGGCTGTCAGCGAAGTTTCAACATCTATCCGCCACTCACTGCGTTACGCGGTCGTCCAGGCGACAGCTATCACAGCACTACACAGCCTGATATAGGCCCAGGAAGACGACGTACACAAGACAGCGATGCTGGTGAATGATGCATTGATGTCTCCAGCACATGCCAGAAGTTCAGCTTCGGGCATCAACCCTCGTTTAGCCGTTTCCGCAGCTCCACTCATTTCAAGTCGGTGCCAATGGGAGATGACGAAAGCTGCAGAGGCGAAGAAGTCCCGCACTTCGACAACCGCCAAAGAACCACACCACGTTCTCCCACCACATCTGCACATTCCCTCAACTGTTCTCTGCATGTGATTGACGGTACAGTCATCATTCATACCCTTGCTTTCCTTGCCACCTCTGCCTGACAATCTCCCCTTCTGCTGCATCCTTTGTACACTCCTTCCACTTGACGCCCCTTGCGACGGCCTCACAACGAACAACATCTCGGCTACGACGAAACCATTCTGCTGCATCCCATATTAAAGTTCCGAGCGAGCCAAACCAACTGCACAGCACGCGACTATTGACATACAGGAAGTGGGAGGAGCCGACTTCACTGCACATCCACGGCAGGAACAACAATACTATTGCTACACGCACAGGCACTACGCCACTAATGTCCACATACACGACAATGACGACCTGCACGAAGACCTTTACAGAGACTCGCGAAGAGCCGACAGTGGGCGCATCATCAGGCGCCCAGATAGATCATGAAATCGAGCGAGCGCGGAAACGAAGACGGCATTCGAGCTACAACCCGCGGTCATGGAGTGTGGAGAGGGAGAATGCACAGATCGCCGTCGAGAAATTCCTGAACGACCTGGGCAAGAGGTTGGAAATGCTGGAGACGTACGGCTCGCTCAAGTTCGACGAGGGAGTCAAGAGTGTGCATGACACATTACACCATGTGCATGAAAGGTGTGCACAAGTCTCGGACGACCTGATAGACGctggaagacggcggaggAAGGTCTTTGTAGAGACAATGGAAACACACTACAGAGACGCATTGGCGAAGAAGGACACATTGGAGCAAAAGGTACAGGAAGGAGTCAAGGTCATGGAAGCCAATCTGGTTGCTCTCGAGCAAAGAGCATACAAGATGAGGGAACGAGGTCTGACGGCAACCGCCCACGAAATGTTGGACTCTGGTATCGCATACATGGAGAGCACAGCAACCACGGCCGCCGAGATTGTCCACGAGGGTGCAGATGCAGCGCGGAGGGCCAAGGAGAAAATGAAGCTGAAGGTGGAGGTCGCTCTTGTGCACGCTCGAAAGCACGGCCTGGTCACATACGATATGCTACCCGAACCTTGGCGTGTCAACCCGCACATCCTCAACGGCTACCGCTTCAGCGAAACCAAGCTCGACTGCATCCGAAGCTGCTTCACCATCTCCAACGAGTTCTTCAACATCTGGTCCCACGCCATCGGCCTGATCATCGTCCTAGCAATCGCCTTCTACTTCTACCCCAACACCCCCGCTTTCACCTCAGCAACTTACTTCGACATCGTCATCGCCGGCTGCTTCTTCTTCGCCGCATGCAAATGCCTCGTCTGCAGCTGCATGTGGCACGCCATGTCCTCCATCTCCGACCAAACCTTGATGGAACGCTTCGCCTGCGTGGACTATACTGGCATCTCACTCCTCGTCGCCGCTAGCATCATGACAACAGAGTACACCGCTTTCTACTGCGAACCATGGAGCCGTTGGACCTGGATCAGCTTGACGTTTGGCCTTGGCATCGCAGGCGTCATCCTTCCCTGGCACCCTACCTTCAACCGCGCAGACATGGCATGGGCGAGAGTGGGTTTCTACGTGACACTGGCAACGACTGGTTTTCTCCCCGTCTTTCAACTCACCTACGAGCGTGGCTTCGGCGAGACGCTTTACTTCTACGCTCCCATCGTCAAATCCATCGCCGTCTACCTCGGCGGTGCGGTAATGTACGCGGCCAAGATCCCCGAGCGTTTCCTACCCGGATGGTTTGACTATGCCGGTGGCAGCCATAACATCTGGCATTTGGCGGTGCTCGGTGGGATTCTGTTCCATTATAGTGCGATGCAGAGTTTCTTTGGTGAAGCTTTTAGGAGGGCTGATGTGGGGTGCTCGACGTATTAGAAGATAGAGAGCCTGGGCTTCAACGTCAGGTCTGTTTGTTGCATTGGCATTGCGATATGCATTGGGAGCTGGCAGGTTTGTACAGACTTGGCCTGCTGGTGAATTTTTTGGTGTTCATATGTTAGCGTTCTGAGCGATTGTTGGTATTCTTGAATTGAGCACTGCTCGCTAGGCACTGCCTAGTGCCTTATCGTCTTCTCCCTTGTTTCTTCGTAGGTCATATCTTGGTGTATTAGTGTGATTTCCAGGTTCCCTTCAGAAATGTCCTCGGGATCATCTCGGCATTGGTGGTGGTCAAAGTTTCAAACTCAACCCACGATCGTTCTTGCCTTCCTCCCTCTACGCTTCCCGTCTTTGCAACCTTGCGGGAAGGTGGTCTGACAGAGAGCTCCACGCCCACGCCGACAGCAGCACTAGCACGACCGATCCTTTGCAAACACAGCTGCTGCCAACACAGCCACCATCCTGGTCATACATCAGGTCGTCACAACGATATGGAACGCGGTCACCATCGCTCTTCACAGGTCTGCCTGCTTCATTGCAGCAGAGCTTCCGGCTGACCGCAGCAGCTGTCATTGATAGTCTGGGCAGGGAAGCATAGCTGATCCAGCGAGTGTCATTGCCTGATCCGCTACAAAGCTGACAATTTACAACACCTGAGCAAGCAGCACAAGCAAAGTTACAAACGAGTACGAAGGGGTATCTCGAACATCAAAACAACAACAAACATCATCGCGCCTCTCCCACTGGCGACTGCGGCAGGCTGATTCGGCCATCAACAATGCCAAATGCGCTGATCCGCACTCTAGCTCTTCCTCGAGCCTCACGCTCTTCTATCTCCGCAGCTTGGTTGCTGTCTTCTGGGTACTCCGAACTTGCCGACGATGCTAGCGATAGGAGTGAGTCGGAGCTCATGTTCCTCGCCGATTTGTTCCCACGTGGCGTTATGGCGCCTGTTGGTGTGTAACAGCCAGCGTTTACACTGACCCGCCCGGTATGGTCGCCGTCGATCGGATGCTTGGCTCGATAAGTGGGCGGTGGGAGCGCAGTCGAGGGCTTTGGCGTAAGCTCCAAATCCGGTTCTGCATCGTCCTCTTCCTGGTGGAAGTCGAACTCGAACTTGAACAGACTGGTGTCTGAGCTGAAATCGAACTTCTTAGTCATAGGTGATGACAACTCTGTGGCCGGCGAGTTGCACTCCCGCAGATTTGTTGTCGAGCCACTTAGATCGCTGAATTGGCTCGACAGACCAGAACATGTACTGGAGACCGGACTTGGACCAGCTTCATCGTACAGACCCAGCTGATGCATCTCCAGGATTGGCACCAATGTGTCGACTTCAGGTATGGGCGCCTCCAGCTCAGTATATTCGACGCAACCCTGGAAGCATGTTTCCGATCTCCTACTGTCATCTGCTCCGTTGCCATATCCCTCGACCAAGATCTCGCAGAAAGATGACATCTTCTTCGGAGCCTGCAGCCAGCTGTCACGTCTGAAGCTGTTACGCCTTGCTTGCACTATGCCATCGACATTCACGCTGTTTCTCCTTGATTGCAGGCTTCCGACTACTGACCGGTGCAAAGAGGTGACGCCGGATCGGATCGACGCTGTTCGCGACAGCTGAGGACTGCTTCGCTGAGGTAGCTGTGTCAGGCTTTTGTCAGAATCAGACCTGTTAAGGCCGGTCATCGCGAAGTAATCCTCGGCGCTTTCTGCTTCGCAATCCGGATGGATCGAAATGCGGTCTTCCTCAAGAGCTTCCCGTATGGCAGCCATCTCTGCAGACAGTCGCTTGACCATTTGCTCATCCTCTACTGCCGGCATGATCGATTGCTCCCATGGCACGCATCCACTGGCCATAGCACACATTGGATACAATGGTGTCTCACTGTCCTGCACCTCAGGCGGCGCTCGAGTGATACTTATAAGCATCTGCAATACCCCGTAGACGAGCAGCCATCTCACCTTCCGGGACTCGGATAGCGACACTTTCTCCTCCAGCCGAAGACCTTCGAACCGAATATATTCCTGGACCAATCGGTTCGCCATGACATTAGGATTGTCAGCATTCGAAGCTGTTGCCAGGGCTTGCTTGACGTGGGACCTCAACCTCGGCTGGGAAGCTGCATCGGAACGGCCCAGCATGAAGCTCCGGAGTCTAGATGCTTTTTGTGGTAACATTGTGCTTTGTCGTGTGCCATCTTTTGGTAGCAACGGGACAGGATAAGGTAATGGTGAGTATCTATGGCGCTGGTTGAAGACAGAGATATTCTGCGTTGTGCACACGCCGCCACTGACGCCTCTGCTGCTGGTGGGGTCGTTTGTCGACTGGGTATCAGCGAGGTACTCATAGACGGAGCGAAAGTCATCGTGCATGCTCTGCCAGAGCTGCTTGTTCCATGGACTGCCTGGGTCTGGAGGAAAGTATCCAATGGTGTTCACATAGAAAGAATGCAGCGTGCTCCGGAATCGGTCAAGGTGATCACGCAATGGTCGCGAAAGGCCATGAAACTCAGGACCCAGT
This genomic window from Fulvia fulva chromosome 4, complete sequence contains:
- a CDS encoding MFS-type transporter calB, which translates into the protein MEAPTYCQGIDVPPGALSIIDTTRASLIEDTSAALQPFTGKLYTYLNVKHMYLILVTIFVIGSLMCAISTSSTFFILGRMVAGIGSSGLENGAITLIAGAVPSHDRPLQPTARPYCVSSLDFKVCQVGIVIGPVVSGLLTQYASWRWCFYINLPLGATSGTFLLFTHIPEVTHKPPFSLAVARSIVPRLDLVGLALFVPTMVMFLLALQWGSSEYGWSSPHVILLFAGSGMSLIVLTFWERHVGDRALIPLHLLKRRIVLTGVLYDATLFANNFVGVTYVPIYFQAVKGLMPSLSGIYTTLPDFHSVTGADHIRLSWWVNWASSDTYRARG
- a CDS encoding F-box/TPR repeat protein pof3, giving the protein MSADTLRREGRIAYGNGEYDKALDLFRRAVKRGDPSATLLDHLAATHEKLNDLDDALKAAKKTIQTWREHPTGYLRAGRILVKMGKKSTALDIYNQALKVVKHVGIGYEELKKAQADVLKDVAPPKSVDPLTVLPREMALMVLEYLSFRQRTAISRVSKGWRDFIRSEPNLWRHLDLTGARARVLNKFISAAINTAYSKLEAATLNRLNDFDKVLAALASRPSLQSLTLLETGLQGQNLVDVLRKAKGLRELRILHGTDISQTVLHSLARQHSDRLELLQCARVRHISFGSTWHFKLPMLTTLDLTADTIDAILLCANLSENSPKLRSLTLRELTTPTLLPDLGFLDLRQCQNLEYVRLRLRFTSPQQLTLPPSVKVLDLATSCGGSYVGSNFFISMEGAANDQAGLKWSRLPNLLDVKLHFPGAILSDVVGPFNITHYEGKEIPDISKLESLCMVNPNIPSNTILLEERLIDLEHWAITGCLDLKDDHVESMIRSYKKLRSLDFSGSSITGIAIKEIVKAGHVKELVANDCLQVGRDAVDWARAQGLKVQFGNTSNQITGKKVRY
- a CDS encoding MFS-type transporter calB, which gives rise to MCRSTVRRLGYFVPFAVLAGVTTTIACGLISTWNPDTPPAIWIIYQMLYGLRGMGLQMGIIACQSAVTSAESPSVIAFLFFAENLVSAVFTIAGGAVFTQTLQRRVAILAPSVSPRAALASGGGAEAVRSLLPSGSPELPGLLLAFSDAVIAVYYLLMSLGVVSFGLAWAMGWVDIRKKTARENELRQD